The Halobellus sp. MBLA0158 genome has a window encoding:
- a CDS encoding helix-turn-helix domain-containing protein has translation MRYLTVLLEPTDGGAFHPLGDELTAEPSIERRAIHRVELLADDTVLLLAEASGSQERYEEIMSASPYVIEYLTAGDDRWLAVSQFEPTETVRRALALQRDSFLMIETPIRFTAEDNLKITYLGTEETFRRLSEYADEMDSVTVEILSMGEYEASDSPFGRMLTARQEEVLEAAVDLGYYSEPRRASLEDVGAAVGISPGTVGEHLRKVEARVFREMVR, from the coding sequence ATGCGGTACCTCACGGTGTTGCTCGAACCCACCGACGGCGGTGCGTTCCATCCCCTTGGGGACGAACTGACCGCGGAGCCGTCTATCGAACGGCGAGCCATCCACCGCGTCGAACTCCTTGCCGACGATACCGTGTTGCTGTTGGCCGAGGCGAGCGGCAGCCAGGAGCGCTACGAGGAGATCATGTCGGCGTCGCCGTACGTGATCGAGTACCTCACCGCCGGCGACGACCGGTGGCTGGCGGTGAGCCAGTTCGAGCCGACAGAGACGGTCCGCCGGGCGCTGGCGCTCCAGCGCGACTCGTTTCTGATGATCGAGACGCCGATCCGCTTCACGGCCGAGGACAACCTCAAGATCACGTACCTCGGCACCGAGGAGACCTTCAGGCGCCTGTCAGAGTACGCCGACGAGATGGACTCGGTAACCGTCGAGATCCTCAGTATGGGCGAGTACGAGGCGAGCGACTCGCCCTTCGGTCGGATGCTCACCGCGCGACAGGAGGAGGTGCTCGAAGCGGCCGTCGACTTGGGATACTACAGCGAACCGCGTCGGGCGTCGCTCGAAGACGTCGGCGCGGCCGTCGGGATCTCCCCCGGGACGGTCGGCGAACACCTCCGGAAGGTCGAAGCGCGCGTCTTCCGCGAGATGGTCCGATGA
- a CDS encoding ABC transporter ATP-binding protein, whose translation MSSRRTDSDSEPLVRVSGLTKHFDNSSGLLGSYEFAPDGLSFPFTHSPETVRAVDGVSFEIERGETLGLVGESGCGKSTLARVLLQLLSPTDGDIHFQGENLAELSSEALRQRREDIQMIFQDPQSSLDPRMKVGAIIEEPMEAHGLRDAAGREQRARELLESVGLEPQYYDRYPHEFSGGQRQRINLARALSVDPEFVILDEPTSALDVSIQAQILNTLQDLQAEFGLTYLFISHDLSVIRHISDRVAVMYLGELVEVGDVDRLFEDPRHPYTQALLSSIPVPDPRSRGTRSVLHGDVPSPIDPPSGCRFRTRCPDLIAPAEYDIPDGEWADVRELIRAVDRRSFDADSVSEIQDRFLDGRLSDDRCQEIVVEAIEHTVADEWERATELLRTEFAERSVCAESVPTLDSVADERASERRVACHLHETGTN comes from the coding sequence GTGAGTAGTCGCCGGACGGACTCGGATTCGGAGCCGCTCGTCCGCGTGTCCGGGCTGACGAAGCACTTCGACAACTCCAGCGGGCTGCTCGGCAGTTACGAGTTCGCGCCCGACGGGCTGAGCTTCCCGTTCACGCACAGCCCCGAGACGGTGCGCGCGGTCGACGGAGTCTCCTTCGAGATCGAACGCGGCGAGACGCTCGGGCTCGTGGGGGAGTCCGGCTGCGGGAAGTCGACGCTCGCGCGCGTCCTCCTCCAGTTGCTCTCGCCGACGGACGGCGACATCCACTTCCAGGGGGAGAACCTCGCAGAGCTGAGCAGCGAGGCCCTCCGCCAGCGGCGCGAGGACATCCAGATGATCTTTCAGGACCCGCAGTCGAGCCTGGACCCCCGGATGAAGGTCGGGGCGATCATCGAAGAGCCGATGGAGGCCCACGGGCTCCGGGACGCCGCGGGACGGGAACAGCGCGCGAGGGAACTCCTGGAGTCGGTCGGACTGGAGCCCCAGTACTACGACCGGTACCCACACGAGTTCTCGGGGGGCCAGCGCCAGCGGATCAACCTCGCGCGGGCGCTGTCGGTGGATCCGGAGTTCGTCATCCTCGACGAGCCGACGAGCGCGCTGGACGTCTCGATCCAGGCGCAGATCCTGAACACGCTCCAGGACCTCCAGGCGGAGTTCGGGCTGACCTATCTCTTCATCAGCCACGACCTTTCTGTCATCCGTCACATCAGCGACCGCGTCGCCGTGATGTACCTCGGAGAGCTGGTCGAGGTGGGCGACGTCGACCGGCTCTTCGAGGACCCGAGGCACCCCTACACGCAGGCGCTCCTCTCTTCGATTCCGGTTCCGGACCCGCGGAGCCGCGGGACGCGGAGCGTCCTCCACGGCGACGTGCCGAGCCCGATCGATCCGCCGTCGGGCTGTCGGTTTCGCACTCGCTGTCCCGACCTCATCGCACCGGCCGAGTACGACATCCCCGACGGGGAGTGGGCCGACGTCCGCGAACTGATACGGGCCGTCGATCGGCGCTCCTTCGACGCGGACAGCGTGTCCGAGATCCAGGATCGGTTCCTCGACGGGCGCCTCTCGGACGACCGCTGTCAGGAGATCGTGGTCGAGGCCATCGAGCACACCGTCGCCGACGAGTGGGAGCGCGCGACCGAACTGCTGCGGACCGAGTTTGCCGAACGAAGCGTCTGCGCGGAGAGCGTGCCGACGCTGGACAGCGTCGCGGACGAACGCGCGAGCGAGCGACGCGTGGCGTGTCATCTCCACGAAACGGGAACGAACTGA
- a CDS encoding ABC transporter permease yields the protein MSDRNADDADESTTHTPRSGWDEVTTQLRRNSTARWGMYIVLLIIAVAVWAFVDGVLLDYYFAERFWYSPVTAPPGSRGLLPPVGITNEYGTGTWAHPLGTDHRGRDILVRLVYGSRIAIQIGIVATGVGATVGTIVGAVSGYYGGWIDDVLQRLVETFYAIPFIVLMIAIMSAFGRGLWIAIVGVSVITTPIFARLIRSEVLSVREEEYIEAAKAAGVRDRNIIRRHVIPNSLAPVLVQATLQIGVNILIVAALSFLGFGAQPPTPSWGAMLAQSRTYMLPDPWFSLWPGLAILVTVVGFNLVGDGLRDAFDPRLND from the coding sequence ATGAGTGACAGGAACGCGGACGACGCCGACGAATCCACGACGCATACGCCGCGGTCGGGCTGGGACGAGGTGACCACACAGCTCCGGCGCAACTCCACGGCGCGGTGGGGGATGTACATCGTCCTCCTCATCATCGCGGTCGCGGTCTGGGCGTTCGTCGACGGCGTCCTGCTGGATTACTACTTCGCCGAGCGGTTCTGGTACAGCCCCGTGACGGCCCCGCCCGGCTCCCGCGGACTGCTCCCTCCGGTCGGGATCACGAACGAGTACGGGACGGGCACGTGGGCCCACCCGCTGGGCACCGACCACCGCGGCCGCGACATCCTGGTCCGACTCGTCTACGGCTCGCGGATCGCCATCCAGATCGGGATCGTCGCGACCGGCGTCGGCGCCACGGTCGGAACGATCGTCGGCGCCGTCTCCGGCTACTACGGCGGCTGGATCGACGACGTCCTCCAGCGGCTCGTCGAGACGTTCTATGCGATCCCCTTCATCGTGCTGATGATCGCGATTATGTCCGCGTTCGGGCGCGGCCTCTGGATCGCGATCGTCGGCGTGAGCGTTATCACGACGCCCATCTTCGCCCGCCTGATCCGCTCGGAGGTCCTCAGCGTCCGCGAGGAGGAGTACATCGAGGCGGCGAAGGCCGCGGGCGTCAGGGACCGGAACATCATCCGGCGGCACGTCATTCCGAACAGCCTGGCGCCGGTGTTGGTCCAGGCGACGCTCCAGATCGGCGTGAATATCCTCATCGTCGCGGCGCTGTCGTTCCTTGGCTTCGGCGCGCAGCCGCCCACGCCCTCGTGGGGGGCGATGCTCGCCCAGTCTCGGACCTACATGCTCCCCGATCCGTGGTTCAGCCTCTGGCCGGGGCTCGCGATCCTCGTCACCGTCGTCGGCTTCAACCTCGTCGGCGACGGGCTCCGCGACGCGTTCGACCCGCGATTGAACGACTGA
- a CDS encoding ABC transporter permease produces the protein MSLSRYVARRLGQSLFTLLGVVTITFLLVNAAPGDPVRIFIGPSADASAIAAMRAQFGLDQPIHIRYVKYLLSVAQGDLGQSINYRVPVTQKILERLPATLLLVASSFTFAIATAVPIGVLSAKRRNHLSDHVFRIFGLIGVSTPSFWIGLLLIIILTYHLGLLPATGLVMPWAAPSAVDHATTRLDVLYQSGIHLIMPTLTLGTLQMAAIMRIERSSMLEVLNQEYVSLARAFGVPERTILRKHAFRNAQLPVLTVIGLNLTTALGGSVLTETVFSINGIGTLIITGVNARDYPLILGTTLFYASLFVVGVLITDVLYAYLDPRISYGDEN, from the coding sequence ATGAGTCTCTCTCGATACGTCGCCCGCCGGCTGGGTCAGTCGCTCTTCACGCTCCTCGGCGTCGTCACGATCACGTTTCTCCTCGTCAACGCCGCCCCGGGCGATCCGGTCCGGATCTTCATCGGCCCGAGCGCCGACGCGTCGGCCATCGCCGCGATGCGGGCGCAGTTCGGGCTCGACCAGCCGATCCACATCCGATACGTCAAGTACCTGCTCAGCGTCGCCCAGGGCGACCTCGGGCAGAGTATCAACTACCGGGTGCCGGTGACACAGAAAATCCTCGAACGGCTTCCGGCGACGCTTCTTCTGGTCGCGTCCAGTTTCACCTTCGCGATCGCCACCGCCGTCCCGATCGGCGTGCTTTCGGCGAAGCGCCGGAATCACCTCTCGGACCACGTCTTCCGGATCTTCGGTCTCATCGGGGTGAGCACGCCGAGCTTCTGGATCGGGCTGCTCTTGATCATCATCCTCACGTACCACCTCGGCCTGCTCCCGGCGACGGGCCTCGTGATGCCGTGGGCGGCCCCCTCGGCGGTCGATCACGCGACGACGCGACTCGACGTGCTCTATCAGTCCGGGATCCACCTCATCATGCCGACGCTGACGCTGGGAACGCTTCAGATGGCCGCGATAATGCGTATCGAACGCTCCTCGATGCTCGAAGTACTGAACCAGGAGTACGTGTCGCTGGCGCGGGCCTTCGGCGTCCCGGAGCGGACGATACTCCGGAAACACGCCTTCCGCAACGCACAGCTCCCCGTGTTGACCGTGATCGGACTCAATCTGACGACCGCGCTCGGGGGATCGGTCCTCACCGAGACGGTCTTCAGCATCAACGGCATCGGAACGCTGATCATCACCGGCGTGAACGCCCGAGATTACCCGCTCATCCTCGGGACGACGCTGTTTTACGCGTCGCTGTTCGTCGTCGGCGTCCTCATCACGGACGTGCTCTACGCGTACCTCGATCCGCGGATCTCCTACGGGGATGAGAACTGA
- a CDS encoding DUF7562 family protein, with product MTPAISTPRRGDDDRRVTCIACGETLDRDDAREYDKHGDRWSREGKAFEYLCKPCHRECCHQNRDGLEETLIAAGAGRTDRKTFLRQFCDLVAEDGDSNRTER from the coding sequence ATGACGCCGGCGATCTCGACGCCGCGGCGGGGCGACGACGACCGCCGGGTGACCTGCATCGCCTGCGGCGAGACGCTCGACCGCGACGACGCCCGCGAGTACGACAAGCACGGCGACCGCTGGAGCCGCGAGGGCAAGGCGTTCGAGTACCTCTGTAAGCCCTGCCACCGCGAGTGCTGCCACCAGAACCGGGACGGGCTCGAAGAGACCCTCATCGCGGCGGGCGCCGGACGCACCGACCGGAAGACGTTTCTCAGGCAGTTCTGCGACCTCGTGGCCGAGGACGGGGACTCGAACCGTACGGAGCGATAG
- a CDS encoding ABC transporter substrate-binding protein, with protein sequence MEYDKISRRKILAATGTAIPVGLAGCSDGSEASSDSSDSSSTDSTDSSNTGSDGSGSAEGVTFNVGQALQPTRFDPILQYSNPDALVGNRIFSKLYTYTEGTETTPDLATEAPEITRENTRYVIPIREDVTFHNGDPLTAEDVVYSFLAPIREETPLSGIFSVIDTATAVDDYTVQFDLNYPFAMFDDLLTHQIVPQSVREDDPEAFNTEQPIGSGPFRFVDWEENSYVELERWDDYWGETTPNVSEVRFVPITESTTRVTELNTGNQDIIETIPPRLWSTVEGMESASISSVESIGYFYVAFNMNEGPTTDKRVREAIDYSFSMDDAVERFIEPSGLRQYSPMPGPINEDWGFPVDQWTDIPNDKDIEQAQQLFSEADVPDDWNCKIIVPPDDNRENIGISIANGIQEAGYNANVQRLDWGTMLSQAYTGNADDYNIYVLGWVRYPDPDDFMYNLFHIDAAGVNQGVYYENEEVMSQIAQARRSVDQEERRDLYTSAITTILEDKVHLPAFNYKNAYGVRSRVQDFSVHPVSPINPRLVTDYSNVSL encoded by the coding sequence ATGGAGTACGACAAAATTTCACGCCGGAAGATCCTCGCCGCGACCGGGACTGCGATCCCCGTCGGGCTCGCCGGCTGCTCGGACGGTTCGGAGGCGTCGAGCGATTCAAGTGACAGTTCCAGTACAGATTCGACTGATTCGAGTAACACGGGGTCGGACGGATCGGGCTCTGCGGAGGGAGTCACGTTCAACGTCGGTCAGGCGCTCCAGCCCACGCGGTTCGATCCGATCCTGCAGTACTCGAACCCCGACGCGCTGGTCGGGAACCGGATCTTCAGCAAGCTGTACACCTACACCGAGGGGACGGAGACGACGCCCGACCTGGCGACCGAAGCGCCCGAGATCACGCGCGAGAACACGCGGTACGTCATCCCGATCAGGGAGGACGTCACCTTCCACAACGGCGACCCGCTGACCGCCGAGGACGTGGTGTACTCGTTCCTCGCGCCGATCCGAGAGGAGACGCCGCTGTCGGGCATCTTCTCGGTCATCGACACCGCCACGGCCGTCGACGACTACACGGTCCAGTTCGATCTGAACTACCCGTTCGCGATGTTCGACGACCTCCTCACCCACCAGATCGTCCCCCAGTCCGTGCGCGAGGACGATCCGGAGGCGTTCAACACCGAACAGCCGATCGGGTCGGGACCGTTCCGGTTCGTCGACTGGGAGGAGAACTCCTACGTCGAACTGGAGCGGTGGGACGACTACTGGGGTGAGACGACCCCGAACGTCTCGGAGGTGCGGTTCGTTCCCATCACGGAGTCGACGACCCGGGTGACGGAACTCAACACCGGCAATCAGGACATCATCGAGACCATCCCTCCGCGGCTGTGGTCGACCGTCGAGGGGATGGAGAGCGCGAGCATCTCCTCGGTCGAGAGCATCGGCTACTTCTACGTCGCGTTCAATATGAACGAGGGGCCGACGACGGACAAGCGGGTCCGCGAAGCGATCGATTACAGCTTCTCGATGGACGACGCGGTCGAGCGGTTCATCGAACCGTCCGGGCTCCGCCAGTACAGCCCGATGCCGGGGCCGATCAACGAGGACTGGGGGTTCCCGGTCGACCAGTGGACGGACATCCCCAACGACAAGGACATCGAGCAGGCCCAACAGCTGTTCTCGGAGGCCGACGTCCCCGACGACTGGAACTGCAAGATCATCGTCCCGCCGGACGACAACCGCGAGAACATCGGCATCTCGATCGCGAACGGCATCCAGGAGGCCGGCTACAACGCGAACGTCCAGCGCCTCGACTGGGGGACGATGCTCAGCCAGGCCTACACCGGCAACGCCGACGACTACAACATCTACGTCCTCGGGTGGGTCCGCTACCCCGACCCGGACGACTTTATGTACAACCTCTTCCACATCGACGCGGCCGGCGTCAATCAGGGCGTCTACTACGAGAACGAGGAAGTAATGTCCCAGATCGCCCAGGCCCGCCGTTCCGTCGACCAGGAGGAACGCAGAGACCTCTACACGAGCGCGATCACGACGATCCTCGAAGACAAGGTCCACCTCCCGGCGTTCAACTACAAGAACGCCTACGGCGTCCGCTCGCGCGTCCAGGACTTCTCCGTCCACCCGGTCTCGCCGATCAACCCCCGCCTCGTCACCGACTACAGCAACGTCTCCCTGTAA
- a CDS encoding amidohydrolase: MSKDDIHERIEARRTDLVSLTRELWEHPELALQETKSAELLATTLSEEGFEVDRGVGGMPTAFVATYGDEGPTVGILGEYDALPGLSQKPVSHREPVAAGEPGHGCGHNLFGVGSLGAAVAVKEAIESGDLSGTVRYYGCPAEETLVGKVYMARAGAFDDLDAAITWHPSHVSAPWKGRSLAMNSIEYTFEGQSAHAAQSPESGRSALDAVELMNTGVEFMREHVPEDARIHYSITDGGGAPNVVPAEASVWYFVRAPTRDTVERITEWVDDVAEGAALMSQTTAERRFLTGCYDYLANDTISDVLLSNMRDLGAIEYSEADREFAAELQSTLAAETIESRLADLPDDEREAAAERSLHARPMASFDEGTVMKGSTDVADVSWITPVAQFWAASWPVGTPAHTWQAVAANGDFAAKSAVYAAKVLAGTAYDLLADPSILERAAEELESTRSQEYESPLPQTAEPPTDIEVS; encoded by the coding sequence ATGTCGAAAGACGATATCCACGAACGAATCGAAGCGCGCCGGACCGATCTCGTCTCGCTGACGAGGGAACTCTGGGAGCATCCGGAACTCGCTCTCCAGGAGACGAAGTCCGCCGAACTACTTGCGACCACGCTCTCCGAGGAGGGGTTCGAGGTCGACCGCGGCGTCGGCGGGATGCCGACGGCCTTCGTCGCCACCTACGGCGACGAGGGGCCGACGGTCGGGATACTCGGAGAGTACGACGCGTTGCCCGGGCTCTCCCAGAAGCCGGTCTCCCACCGCGAACCGGTCGCGGCGGGCGAACCGGGCCACGGGTGCGGTCACAACCTCTTCGGTGTCGGAAGCCTCGGCGCCGCGGTCGCGGTAAAGGAGGCGATCGAGTCCGGTGACCTCTCCGGAACGGTACGCTACTACGGCTGTCCGGCCGAGGAAACCCTCGTAGGCAAAGTCTATATGGCGCGCGCGGGCGCGTTCGACGACCTCGACGCCGCCATCACCTGGCATCCGAGTCACGTTTCGGCGCCTTGGAAGGGGCGGTCGCTTGCGATGAACTCGATCGAGTACACGTTCGAGGGGCAGTCGGCCCACGCCGCCCAGTCCCCGGAGTCCGGACGGAGCGCGCTCGATGCCGTCGAACTGATGAACACCGGCGTGGAGTTTATGCGGGAACACGTCCCCGAGGATGCCCGTATTCACTACTCGATCACCGACGGCGGCGGGGCACCCAACGTCGTTCCGGCGGAAGCATCCGTCTGGTACTTCGTGCGCGCGCCGACCCGAGACACGGTCGAGCGCATCACCGAGTGGGTCGACGACGTCGCCGAGGGCGCGGCGCTGATGTCCCAGACGACCGCCGAACGACGCTTCCTGACTGGGTGTTACGACTACCTCGCGAACGACACCATCTCCGACGTCCTCCTCTCGAATATGCGCGACCTCGGCGCCATCGAGTACTCTGAGGCCGACAGGGAGTTCGCGGCGGAGTTGCAGTCGACGCTCGCCGCGGAGACGATCGAGAGCCGCCTGGCGGACCTCCCGGACGACGAGCGGGAGGCGGCCGCAGAACGGTCACTGCACGCCCGGCCGATGGCCTCGTTCGACGAGGGGACCGTGATGAAGGGGTCGACGGACGTCGCCGACGTCAGTTGGATCACGCCCGTCGCCCAGTTCTGGGCGGCGTCGTGGCCGGTCGGGACGCCCGCACACACCTGGCAGGCGGTCGCCGCGAACGGCGACTTCGCGGCGAAGTCCGCGGTGTACGCGGCCAAAGTCCTCGCCGGGACCGCCTACGACCTCCTCGCCGATCCGTCGATTCTGGAACGGGCGGCCGAAGAGCTCGAATCGACCCGGTCCCAGGAGTACGAGAGTCCGCTCCCACAGACCGCGGAGCCGCCCACGGACATTGAGGTGAGCTGA
- a CDS encoding NADH-quinone oxidoreductase subunit D, translated as MQRHDRPTALPLPAEAIDALPDDAVVGRESHENAPAVVVRADRVRTVLSTLRSRAGFDHCSCVTAQEYDDRYETIYHLTSYDDRTRELSVVVPTPTGDPVSESAAPVYRTADWHEREAYDLVGIEYDDHPDLRRILLPETWQGHPLSRNYDQDRPQIVTLHEHANPLAEDRRSEGVEGETMHLNIGPHHPSTHGVLHLEARLDGEQVVDVEPDIGYIHRCEEQVCQSKTYRHQIMPYPDRWDWGGAGLLNEWAYARVIEELADVEVPEYARVVRTMSAELSRILSHLLFTAMYALDVSGEFNATFMYGFRDRELVQDLLEELTGQRMMFNYFRVGGVAWDLPEPRDDFLEAVRAFTDDLPRKLAEYHDLLTGNEVFQVRCVDTGELPPAVAKRYGVTGPVARGSGIDYDLRRDDSYGYYDRLDWNVVTEDGCDNFARVLVRLREIEESAAIVEQCVDLLADWPEDDRTCQANVPRTLKPTGECYRAVEGAKGELGIYIRADGTETPARFKIRGPSFSNLSALPAMAEDEYVADLVATLGSLDTIMGEVDR; from the coding sequence ATGCAACGGCACGACCGCCCGACCGCCCTCCCGCTGCCGGCCGAAGCGATCGACGCCCTCCCCGACGACGCCGTCGTCGGCCGCGAGTCACACGAGAACGCCCCCGCCGTCGTCGTCCGGGCCGACCGCGTCCGGACGGTCCTGTCGACGCTCCGCTCGCGAGCGGGGTTCGACCACTGCTCGTGTGTGACCGCCCAGGAGTACGACGATCGCTACGAGACGATCTACCACCTCACCAGCTACGACGACCGGACGCGTGAGCTGTCGGTGGTCGTCCCGACGCCGACGGGCGACCCCGTGAGCGAGTCGGCGGCGCCGGTCTACCGGACGGCCGACTGGCACGAGCGGGAGGCCTACGACCTCGTCGGCATCGAGTACGACGACCACCCGGACCTGCGCCGGATCCTCCTGCCGGAGACCTGGCAGGGCCATCCCCTCTCGCGGAACTACGATCAGGACCGGCCGCAGATCGTCACGCTGCACGAGCACGCCAATCCGCTGGCGGAAGACCGCCGCAGCGAGGGCGTCGAGGGAGAGACGATGCACCTCAACATCGGACCGCACCACCCCTCCACCCACGGGGTGCTCCACCTGGAGGCGCGGCTGGACGGCGAACAGGTCGTCGACGTCGAGCCCGACATCGGCTACATCCACCGCTGCGAGGAGCAGGTGTGCCAGTCGAAGACCTACCGCCACCAGATCATGCCGTACCCCGACCGCTGGGACTGGGGCGGCGCCGGCCTGCTCAACGAGTGGGCCTACGCCCGCGTCATCGAGGAGCTGGCCGACGTCGAGGTGCCCGAGTACGCCCGGGTCGTCCGAACGATGAGCGCCGAACTGTCGCGCATCCTATCGCACCTCCTCTTCACCGCGATGTACGCCCTGGACGTCAGCGGCGAATTCAACGCCACCTTCATGTACGGATTCCGGGACCGAGAGCTCGTCCAGGACCTGCTGGAGGAGCTGACCGGCCAGCGGATGATGTTCAACTACTTCCGGGTCGGCGGCGTCGCCTGGGACCTCCCCGAACCGCGCGACGACTTCCTGGAAGCCGTGCGCGCCTTCACCGACGACCTGCCGCGGAAGCTCGCGGAGTACCACGACCTGCTGACGGGCAACGAGGTCTTTCAGGTCCGGTGTGTCGACACCGGCGAACTCCCGCCGGCGGTCGCAAAGCGGTACGGGGTCACCGGGCCGGTGGCGCGCGGCTCCGGCATCGACTACGACCTCCGTCGCGACGACTCCTACGGCTACTACGACCGCCTCGATTGGAACGTCGTCACCGAAGACGGCTGCGACAACTTCGCCCGGGTGCTCGTCCGGCTGCGGGAGATCGAGGAGTCGGCCGCCATCGTCGAGCAGTGCGTCGACCTGCTCGCGGACTGGCCGGAGGACGACCGGACCTGCCAGGCCAACGTGCCGCGGACGCTGAAGCCGACCGGGGAGTGCTATCGGGCCGTCGAGGGCGCCAAGGGCGAACTCGGGATCTACATCCGCGCCGATGGCACGGAGACCCCCGCGCGGTTCAAGATCCGCGGCCCGTCGTTCTCGAATCTGTCGGCGCTGCCGGCGATGGCCGAAGACGAGTACGTCGCCGACCTCGTCGCGACGCTCGGGAGCCTCGACACCATAATGGGGGAGGTGGACCGATGA
- a CDS encoding ABC transporter ATP-binding protein: MSDTPLLKVENLKTQFFTDAGTVRAVDGVSFTVERGEIVGLVGESGAGKSVAVRSILRLIDSPGRIVGGEIVFDGKTIIGFEDEPGPDGEPVERDEMLTDSAMRSEVRGSEIALIFQDPMESLNPVFTVGEQLRELIELNRGLSKRDARDRAIEILREVGIPQPAERFDDYPHQFSGGMRQRVLIAMALGCEPQLIVADEPTTALDVTVEGQILDLVYDLQEKYDASFLWVTHDMGIVAEICDRVNVMYLGEVVERADVDDLFYNPQHPYTEALLNSIPRPDRSTEELQPLEGAMPEPIDPPSGCRFHDRCPEAREVCERTHPDLRSVTEAGQHAACLKHDVFGAEYERSRPLAGDDAAAGGDPSE, encoded by the coding sequence ATGAGTGACACACCACTACTGAAAGTCGAGAATCTCAAGACGCAGTTCTTCACTGACGCCGGAACGGTCCGGGCGGTAGACGGCGTCTCGTTCACCGTCGAGCGAGGCGAGATCGTCGGCCTCGTCGGCGAATCCGGCGCCGGAAAGAGCGTCGCCGTCCGGAGCATCCTCCGCCTCATCGACTCCCCTGGACGCATCGTCGGCGGCGAGATCGTCTTCGACGGGAAGACCATCATCGGGTTCGAAGACGAGCCCGGACCCGACGGCGAGCCGGTCGAGCGAGACGAGATGCTGACCGACTCGGCGATGCGGTCGGAGGTCCGCGGCAGCGAGATCGCGCTCATCTTCCAGGACCCGATGGAGAGCCTGAACCCCGTGTTTACGGTCGGCGAACAGCTCCGCGAACTGATCGAGCTGAACCGCGGGCTGTCGAAGCGGGACGCGCGCGACCGGGCGATCGAGATCCTCCGCGAGGTCGGGATCCCACAGCCCGCCGAGCGCTTCGACGACTACCCGCACCAGTTCTCGGGCGGGATGCGCCAGCGCGTCCTCATCGCGATGGCGCTCGGCTGCGAGCCGCAGCTCATCGTGGCGGACGAGCCGACGACGGCGCTCGACGTGACCGTCGAAGGACAGATCCTGGATCTGGTCTACGACCTCCAGGAGAAGTACGACGCGAGCTTCCTGTGGGTCACCCACGATATGGGGATCGTCGCGGAGATCTGCGACCGCGTCAACGTGATGTACCTCGGCGAAGTCGTCGAGCGCGCGGACGTCGATGACCTGTTCTACAACCCACAGCACCCCTACACGGAGGCCCTGCTGAACTCGATTCCGCGGCCGGACCGGTCGACCGAGGAGCTCCAGCCGCTCGAAGGCGCGATGCCCGAGCCGATCGATCCGCCGTCGGGCTGCCGATTCCACGACCGCTGTCCGGAGGCCCGAGAGGTCTGCGAGCGGACGCATCCGGATCTCCGGTCGGTGACCGAGGCGGGCCAGCACGCCGCGTGTCTGAAACACGACGTCTTCGGCGCGGAGTACGAGAGGAGCCGGCCGCTCGCCGGCGACGACGCGGCCGCCGGAGGTGATCCGAGTGAGTAG
- a CDS encoding IclR family transcriptional regulator: protein MTDTNPETLTTIEQAFEILEWIHSNNGGTPADIADSMDVSSSTAHRYLNTLVQDGYLVKEDGVYHLALKFLALGERARTRKDVYTSAEEYADMLAEESGCRSTFIVEEALQGIYLYTSAGSHSVWTQSTIGKRIPLHATAGGKAILASVSDEKRERIIDRGLERKTANTVTSPETLREQLETVRERGYAFNREEQIQGVNAVGAPVTDDAGEVIGAFSVSGPSNRLNGERFTSELPQILLGITNEYELRITLS from the coding sequence ATGACAGACACAAATCCCGAGACATTAACCACGATCGAACAGGCATTTGAGATTCTCGAATGGATTCATTCAAACAACGGCGGGACACCTGCCGACATCGCTGATTCGATGGATGTCAGCTCGAGTACCGCACATCGGTATCTCAATACGCTCGTCCAGGACGGCTACCTCGTGAAAGAAGACGGCGTCTATCACCTCGCGCTGAAGTTCCTCGCGCTGGGGGAACGGGCGCGCACCCGCAAGGACGTCTACACGAGCGCAGAGGAGTACGCCGATATGCTCGCCGAGGAAAGCGGCTGCCGCTCGACGTTCATCGTCGAGGAGGCGCTTCAGGGGATCTATCTCTACACGTCCGCGGGAAGCCACAGCGTCTGGACGCAGTCGACCATCGGAAAACGGATCCCGCTCCACGCGACCGCCGGAGGGAAGGCCATCCTCGCGTCCGTGTCCGACGAAAAGAGGGAACGGATCATCGATCGGGGACTGGAGCGCAAGACCGCAAACACCGTCACCTCGCCGGAGACCCTTCGTGAGCAGCTCGAGACGGTCCGCGAACGCGGCTACGCGTTCAACAGGGAAGAACAGATCCAGGGAGTGAACGCGGTCGGCGCGCCCGTGACCGACGACGCCGGCGAGGTCATCGGAGCGTTCAGCGTGTCCGGCCCCTCCAACCGACTGAACGGAGAGCGGTTTACGTCCGAGCTCCCCCAGATCCTCCTCGGGATCACGAACGAATACGAACTGCGGATCACCCTCTCGTAG